One part of the Alistipes onderdonkii genome encodes these proteins:
- a CDS encoding 3'-5' exonuclease: MKLNLKRPIVFFDLETTGVDTAKDRIVEISMVKVMPDGEQIVKTRKLNPGMHIPAEATAIHGITDEDVRDCPTFAQVAKSLEQFIRGCDFGGFNSNRFDLPVLVEEFLRAGVDVDFKRRRFVDVQNIFHKKEQRTLVAAYKFYCDKDLEDAHSAEADTLATYEVLMAQLERYPDLENDIDKLAEFSTRGEAADYAGRILFNEKGEEIFGFGKYKGRPVAEVFRAEPSYYAWMMNGDFPLYTKKVITEIRMREKTK; the protein is encoded by the coding sequence ATGAAGTTAAACCTCAAGCGCCCGATCGTCTTCTTCGACCTCGAAACCACCGGCGTGGACACGGCCAAAGACCGCATCGTCGAGATCTCGATGGTCAAAGTGATGCCCGACGGCGAGCAGATCGTCAAGACCCGCAAGCTCAACCCCGGGATGCATATCCCGGCGGAAGCCACGGCCATCCACGGCATCACGGACGAAGACGTCAGGGATTGCCCGACCTTCGCGCAGGTCGCCAAATCGCTCGAACAGTTCATCCGCGGCTGCGACTTCGGCGGCTTCAACTCCAACCGCTTCGACCTGCCGGTGTTGGTCGAGGAGTTCCTGCGGGCGGGCGTCGACGTGGATTTCAAACGCCGCCGTTTCGTCGACGTGCAGAACATCTTCCACAAGAAGGAACAGCGCACGCTGGTGGCGGCCTATAAATTTTATTGCGACAAGGATCTGGAGGACGCCCATTCGGCAGAGGCCGATACGCTGGCGACCTACGAAGTGCTCATGGCGCAGCTGGAACGCTACCCCGACCTGGAGAACGACATCGACAAACTGGCCGAGTTCTCGACCCGCGGCGAGGCGGCTGACTACGCCGGGCGCATCCTTTTCAACGAAAAGGGCGAGGAGATCTTCGGGTTCGGCAAGTACAAGGGGCGCCCCGTCGCCGAGGTCTTCCGCGCGGAGCCGAGCTACTACGCATGGATGATGAACGGGGACTTCCCGCTCTACACCAAGAAGGTCATTACGGAGATCCGTATGCGTGAAAAAACGAAATGA
- the dnaN gene encoding DNA polymerase III subunit beta, with the protein MKFSVSSSALLSLLATTGKVISNKNTLPILDYFLMELNGNELKVTTSDLETTLIGSITVDSVESEGTIAAPAKLMLDSLKEFSELPLTIDVNDKNWEITINWKSGSLSIPGASAVSYPAVPQLSAEKKELRLDVDMLVNGINKTIFATADDELRPVMNGIYINLAPGALTFVGTDAHKLVKYESEAENEVSASFILPKKPANLLKSVLLKEDDAIEVSFDSKNAMFKLKSHTLVCRLIEGNYPNYNAVIPANNPNKVLVDRIELVNGIKRVAVCSNPTTNLIRMDIGDNRINLTAQDIDFSVSANETITCSYDGEPISIGFKSTFLVEILSNMDTPTVVVELADSTRAGVFKPVYDDKQTSATLMLLMPMMINA; encoded by the coding sequence ATGAAATTTTCAGTATCAAGCTCGGCCCTGCTTTCGCTTCTGGCTACCACCGGCAAGGTTATCAGCAATAAAAACACGCTGCCCATCCTGGATTACTTCCTCATGGAGCTCAATGGCAACGAACTGAAGGTCACCACTTCCGACCTCGAAACGACGCTCATAGGCTCTATCACGGTCGACAGCGTGGAAAGCGAGGGCACCATCGCGGCTCCCGCCAAACTGATGCTCGACTCGCTGAAGGAGTTTTCCGAGCTGCCGCTGACCATCGACGTCAACGACAAGAACTGGGAGATAACGATCAACTGGAAGAGCGGTTCGCTCTCGATCCCCGGCGCCAGCGCCGTGAGCTATCCCGCCGTGCCGCAGCTGAGCGCCGAGAAGAAGGAGCTCCGGCTGGATGTGGACATGCTCGTGAACGGCATCAACAAGACCATCTTCGCCACGGCCGACGACGAGTTGCGACCGGTGATGAACGGCATCTACATCAACCTCGCGCCCGGGGCGCTGACGTTCGTGGGAACCGATGCGCACAAACTCGTGAAATACGAGTCCGAAGCCGAAAACGAGGTCAGCGCATCGTTCATCCTGCCCAAGAAACCGGCCAACCTGCTCAAGTCGGTGCTCCTGAAGGAGGACGATGCCATCGAGGTCAGCTTCGACTCGAAGAACGCCATGTTCAAGCTCAAGAGCCACACGCTCGTATGCCGCCTGATCGAGGGCAACTACCCGAACTACAACGCCGTGATCCCGGCCAACAACCCCAACAAGGTGCTCGTCGACCGCATCGAGCTGGTGAACGGCATCAAGCGCGTGGCCGTCTGCTCGAACCCGACCACCAACCTGATCCGCATGGACATCGGCGACAACCGGATCAACCTCACGGCGCAGGACATCGACTTCTCGGTTTCGGCCAACGAGACCATCACGTGCAGCTACGACGGCGAGCCGATCTCGATCGGTTTCAAATCGACGTTCCTGGTCGAGATACTCTCGAACATGGACACCCCGACCGTGGTGGTCGAACTGGCCGACTCGACCCGCGCGGGCGTATTCAAACCCGTCTACGACGACAAGCAGACCAGCGCGACGCTCATGCTGCTCATGCCGATGATGATCAACGCATAA
- a CDS encoding nucleoside phosphorylase — MRTIPASELIINDDGSIFHLHLLPEQLADTVILVGDPGRVALVAEHFDTKECEVANREFKTVTGTYKGKRMTVLSTGIGIGNIDISVTELDALANVDFATRQEKAHKRQLTLVRLGTSGAIQPDIKVGEFVFSRTSVGFDGLLNYYKGRNEVCDLEIEKAFMEHVGWNELLPKPYFIDADKTLFEHFSDVTREGITIAAPGFYAPQGRWVRLEPQDAELNAKIESFDYHGRRITNFEMEGSALAGLAALMGHRAATICTIIAQRIAQNVDTDYKPFVRKMISTALDKLAVLK, encoded by the coding sequence ATGAGAACGATTCCAGCTTCCGAATTGATTATCAACGACGACGGTTCCATTTTCCATCTGCACCTGCTTCCGGAGCAGTTGGCCGATACGGTGATCCTCGTCGGGGATCCGGGCCGCGTGGCCCTCGTGGCGGAACATTTCGATACGAAAGAGTGCGAAGTCGCAAACCGTGAATTCAAAACGGTGACCGGCACCTACAAAGGCAAACGCATGACGGTGCTCTCGACGGGCATCGGCATCGGCAACATCGACATCTCGGTCACGGAGCTCGATGCGCTGGCCAACGTCGATTTCGCCACCCGGCAGGAGAAGGCCCACAAAAGGCAGCTCACGCTGGTCAGGCTCGGCACGTCGGGGGCCATCCAGCCCGATATCAAGGTGGGGGAGTTCGTCTTCTCGCGCACGTCGGTAGGCTTCGACGGCCTGCTCAACTACTACAAGGGGCGCAACGAGGTCTGCGACCTGGAGATCGAAAAGGCTTTCATGGAGCATGTCGGCTGGAACGAGCTGCTGCCCAAACCCTATTTCATCGACGCCGACAAGACGCTCTTCGAGCATTTCAGCGACGTGACGCGCGAGGGCATCACCATCGCCGCCCCGGGCTTCTATGCGCCGCAGGGCCGCTGGGTTCGCCTCGAACCGCAGGATGCCGAGCTCAACGCGAAAATCGAATCGTTCGACTACCACGGCCGCCGCATCACCAATTTCGAGATGGAGGGCTCGGCGCTGGCCGGCCTGGCAGCCCTGATGGGACACCGCGCCGCGACCATCTGCACGATCATCGCACAGCGTATCGCCCAGAATGTCGACACCGATTACAAGCCCTTCGTGCGCAAGATGATCTCGACGGCGCTCGACAAATTGGCAGTATTGAAATAA
- the glmM gene encoding phosphoglucosamine mutase: MTLIKSISGIRGTVGGAQAGNLTPPDVVKFTTAYARLAARRNPGKKLTIVVGRDARISGEMVADLVEGTLLACGADVINVGLCTTPGVEMAVITHKADGGIIITASHNPRQWNALKLLNADGEFLSDAEGKQVLAMAEEEDYEYPTVDGIGRVLSREPFNERHIAQVLALPLVDAQAIRARRYKVVVDAVNSVGGIVMPELLRRLGCEVVELNCDPTGEFAHNPEPLPENLTEIAGVIRREKADLGIVVDPDVDRLALVSEDGSMFVEEYTLVAVADYILTKHPGGNTVSNLSSSRALRDVTERHGGKYYASAVGEVNVVARMKEVGAVIGGEGNGGVIYPGLHYGRDALVGTALFLTWLAQTGMTMTQLRATYPAYYASKNKIELTPAIDVDKVLREIKERYADENVNDTDGVKIDFPENWVHLRKSNTEPIIRVYTEAKSMAAAEALAQRFIGEIKEICKI; this comes from the coding sequence ATGACATTGATTAAATCCATTTCCGGCATCCGGGGCACCGTGGGAGGGGCCCAGGCCGGGAACCTGACGCCGCCCGACGTGGTGAAGTTCACCACGGCCTACGCCCGTCTGGCCGCCCGCCGCAATCCGGGCAAAAAACTTACCATAGTTGTCGGCCGCGACGCCCGGATTTCGGGCGAGATGGTCGCCGACCTGGTCGAAGGCACCCTGCTGGCGTGCGGTGCGGATGTGATAAACGTCGGCCTGTGCACCACGCCGGGGGTCGAGATGGCCGTCATCACGCACAAGGCCGACGGCGGCATCATCATCACCGCCTCGCACAACCCCCGCCAGTGGAATGCCCTGAAGCTGCTCAACGCCGACGGGGAATTCCTCAGCGACGCCGAGGGGAAACAGGTGCTTGCGATGGCGGAAGAGGAGGATTACGAATACCCCACCGTCGACGGCATCGGGCGCGTCCTTTCGCGCGAGCCGTTCAACGAACGGCACATCGCGCAGGTGCTGGCGCTCCCGCTGGTCGATGCCCAGGCCATCCGTGCGCGCCGCTACAAGGTCGTCGTGGACGCCGTGAATTCGGTGGGCGGCATCGTGATGCCCGAATTGCTGCGACGGCTGGGGTGCGAGGTCGTGGAGCTGAACTGCGACCCCACGGGCGAATTCGCCCACAACCCCGAGCCGCTGCCGGAGAACCTGACCGAAATAGCCGGGGTGATCCGCCGCGAGAAGGCCGACCTGGGGATCGTCGTGGATCCCGATGTCGACCGGCTGGCACTGGTCAGCGAGGACGGCTCGATGTTCGTCGAGGAGTACACGCTGGTGGCTGTGGCCGACTACATCCTCACGAAGCACCCGGGCGGGAACACCGTTTCCAACCTGAGCTCGTCGCGGGCGCTGCGCGACGTGACGGAGCGGCACGGCGGCAAATATTATGCTTCGGCCGTCGGCGAGGTGAACGTCGTGGCCAGGATGAAGGAGGTGGGCGCCGTGATCGGCGGAGAAGGCAACGGAGGCGTGATCTACCCGGGGCTACACTACGGGCGCGATGCGTTGGTGGGAACGGCACTCTTTTTGACATGGCTCGCACAGACGGGGATGACCATGACGCAGTTGCGTGCGACCTATCCGGCATACTATGCGTCGAAGAATAAAATCGAGCTGACACCGGCGATCGACGTGGATAAAGTGCTGCGTGAGATAAAGGAACGTTATGCCGATGAGAACGTGAACGATACGGACGGGGTGAAAATCGACTTCCCGGAGAACTGGGTGCACCTGCGCAAGTCGAATACCGAACCCATTATCCGGGTCTATACCGAGGCGAAGTCGATGGCCGCGGCCGAGGCGCTGGCGCAGCGGTTCATCGGGGAAATCAAGGAAATCTGCAAAATATAA